In Fodinicola acaciae, the following proteins share a genomic window:
- a CDS encoding UTP--glucose-1-phosphate uridylyltransferase → MPETRTRTRARKAVIPAAGLGTRFLPATKAVPKELLPVVDKPALQYIVEEAAASGLTDVLLVTGRGKSSMVDHFDRKLDLEQTLAESGKDDLLDAIRRPCDLAAIHTSRQPEPLGLGHAVLCAAAHVGNQPFAVMLGDDLIDERDPLLPRMLDLQADTGGIVVGLIEVPREQTKLYGIATAKPTEQEDVVAISELVEKPDPADAPSNLAVIGRYVLPGEIFDVIARTQPGRGGEIQLTDAMATMANEGTPVHGVLFSGRRYDTGDRQSYLRAVVKLAADRDDLGPDFRDWLKSYVDSGFNSTFDSGAGSAG, encoded by the coding sequence ATGCCTGAGACACGTACGCGTACCCGCGCCCGAAAGGCTGTCATCCCGGCCGCCGGGCTCGGGACCCGATTCCTCCCCGCCACCAAGGCGGTGCCGAAAGAGCTTCTTCCCGTCGTCGACAAGCCGGCGTTGCAGTACATCGTCGAGGAGGCGGCCGCCTCCGGGCTCACCGACGTGCTGCTGGTGACCGGCCGCGGCAAGTCGTCGATGGTGGACCACTTCGACCGTAAGCTCGACCTGGAACAGACTCTCGCCGAATCCGGCAAGGACGACCTGCTGGACGCGATCCGCCGGCCGTGCGACCTCGCGGCCATCCACACCTCCCGCCAGCCGGAGCCACTCGGCCTCGGCCACGCTGTGCTCTGCGCGGCCGCGCATGTCGGCAACCAGCCGTTCGCGGTGATGCTCGGCGACGACCTGATCGACGAGCGCGACCCGCTGCTGCCGCGGATGCTCGACCTGCAGGCCGACACCGGCGGCATCGTCGTCGGCCTCATCGAGGTGCCGCGCGAGCAGACCAAGCTGTACGGCATCGCCACCGCCAAGCCGACCGAGCAGGAGGACGTGGTCGCGATCTCCGAGCTGGTAGAGAAACCCGACCCGGCCGACGCGCCGAGCAACCTCGCGGTGATCGGCCGGTACGTCCTTCCCGGCGAGATCTTCGACGTGATCGCGCGTACGCAGCCGGGTCGCGGCGGCGAGATCCAGCTGACCGACGCGATGGCGACCATGGCCAACGAAGGCACGCCGGTGCACGGAGTGTTGTTCTCCGGCCGCCGCTACGACACCGGCGACCGCCAGTCGTACCTGCGTGCTGTGGTGAAACTCGCGGCGGATCGCGACGACTTGGGCCCCGACTTCCGTGACTGGCTGAAGTCCTATGTGGATAGTGGTTTCAACTCGACGTTCGACTCGGGGGCCGGCAGCGCGGGGTAG